From Halobacillus sp. Marseille-Q1614, the proteins below share one genomic window:
- a CDS encoding glutamate synthase subunit beta: protein MGKPTGFMEYNRQTLKERDPAERTKDWEDYTLPLTDEEVQLQGARCMDCGVPTCQTGMEINKSTTGCPVYHLIPEWNDLVYNGQWKEALKKEHEMNNFPEFTGFACPAPCEGACVLGINEPPVAIRTVERSIIEKGFENGWVKPEPPKQRTGKHVAVVGSGPAGLAAAAQLNKAGHFVTVYERNDRVGGLLTYGIPEMKLPYSIVKRRIDILEQEGIKFVTNTEVGRHFPVSRLREEYDAVILCGGATVHRNIEVEGRSLKGIHYAMDFLHSNTKSLLDSDLKDGNYISAKDRDVIVIGGGDTGTDCLATSVRHNCKSLTQFDIYDKKSEDRDDLTNPWPQYPIVHRVEYGHNEAAANLGRDPRAYAVMTKKFVGDENGRVKEVHTVNVELIFDEHGNRERREIPGTEKVWKADLVLLAIGFSGPDQDLIEKIGVETTERTNIKAEHEDYRTNVEGVFAAGDMRRGQSLIVWAINEGRGAARECDRYLMGSTVLP from the coding sequence ATGGGAAAGCCAACTGGGTTTATGGAGTACAATCGGCAGACACTGAAAGAACGGGATCCTGCTGAGCGTACGAAAGACTGGGAGGACTATACACTTCCTCTGACTGATGAAGAAGTCCAATTACAGGGAGCACGCTGCATGGACTGCGGTGTGCCTACCTGCCAGACGGGAATGGAAATTAACAAATCAACGACAGGTTGTCCTGTCTATCACCTGATTCCTGAATGGAATGACCTTGTTTATAACGGCCAGTGGAAAGAAGCCTTGAAAAAAGAACACGAAATGAACAACTTCCCGGAATTCACGGGGTTCGCCTGCCCGGCACCGTGTGAAGGGGCTTGTGTACTTGGGATTAACGAGCCTCCGGTAGCCATCCGTACAGTTGAACGCTCTATTATTGAAAAAGGCTTTGAAAACGGCTGGGTGAAACCAGAGCCTCCAAAGCAGCGTACAGGAAAGCATGTAGCAGTTGTAGGATCAGGACCAGCGGGCTTAGCGGCAGCTGCCCAGTTAAACAAAGCTGGTCACTTTGTAACAGTATATGAGCGTAATGATCGTGTAGGCGGACTATTAACATATGGAATTCCTGAAATGAAACTTCCTTATTCGATTGTTAAACGCCGTATAGATATTTTAGAGCAAGAAGGCATTAAGTTTGTTACGAATACAGAAGTCGGCCGTCATTTCCCGGTTTCTCGCCTTCGTGAAGAATATGATGCGGTTATCCTTTGCGGAGGTGCTACAGTTCACCGCAACATCGAAGTTGAAGGCAGAAGCTTAAAAGGAATTCACTATGCAATGGATTTCCTTCATTCCAATACGAAGAGCTTATTAGATTCTGACCTTAAAGATGGCAACTATATCTCCGCTAAAGACAGAGACGTTATCGTTATCGGCGGTGGAGATACTGGTACTGACTGTCTGGCTACTTCTGTCAGACATAACTGTAAGAGCCTGACACAGTTTGATATTTATGATAAGAAGAGTGAAGACCGAGATGACCTGACGAACCCTTGGCCGCAGTATCCGATCGTTCACCGCGTTGAATACGGCCATAACGAAGCAGCAGCAAACCTCGGGCGCGATCCAAGAGCATATGCGGTGATGACGAAGAAATTTGTCGGAGACGAAAACGGCCGTGTTAAAGAGGTTCACACAGTTAATGTTGAACTAATTTTCGACGAGCATGGCAACCGCGAACGCCGTGAAATCCCAGGTACCGAAAAAGTATGGAAAGCCGATCTTGTCCTGCTTGCTATCGGATTTAGCGGTCCAGACCAGGATCTTATCGAAAAAATTGGAGTGGAAACGACAGAACGCACCAACATTAAAGCAGAGCATGAAGATTACAGAACAAACGTAGAGGGCGTTTTTGCAGCAGGAGATATGCGCAGAGGCCAAAGCTTGATCGTTTGGGCTATCAACGAAGGACGCGGAGCAGCGCGAGAGTGTGACCGCTACTTGATGGGTTCCACTGTTTTACCATAA
- a CDS encoding BCCT family transporter, producing MKKVSAVFWVSLFICGIVVVFGGISPDKLQTITASITGFFSDIFGWYYLLIVVLMLLFCTYLIFSRLGKIKLGKKDDEPAFSLPTWFAMLFSAGMGMGLVFWTTAEPASHAFSAPPAAEAGSGQAIKDALKYSFFHWGVHAWAVYGVVALSLAYFKFHNGYKGLISATLIPLFGKKSMSGWPGKIIDILAVVATVVGVASTLGFGSAQIKEGLVFLFNLPNTFGLQLIVLVVSTLLFIVSAWTGISRGIKYLSNINMGLGFLLMLMLFIIGPTVLILNMFTSTLGAYLTDFFNMSFRLAPLDEENRTWINNWTIFYWAWWISWSPFVGIFIARISKGRTIKEFMLGVLIVPSIVCFIFFAVFGVSALDLEQKGIALISEFPMETATFGMLAQYPLGFLMSILTIFVVAIFFITSADSATFVLGMLSTGGTLNPPSAVKIIWGVVLSAMAASVVYFGGTAGLQNVLIIAALPFSVVILLMGASFFKAARSEISTNVKRK from the coding sequence ATGAAAAAGGTTTCAGCAGTATTTTGGGTATCTCTTTTTATATGTGGAATTGTTGTAGTATTTGGGGGAATTTCTCCAGATAAGCTGCAAACTATTACAGCCAGCATAACCGGCTTCTTTTCGGACATATTTGGCTGGTATTACTTATTAATCGTTGTCTTAATGCTTTTATTTTGTACATATTTAATCTTCTCAAGACTTGGTAAAATCAAGCTTGGAAAAAAAGATGACGAGCCGGCGTTCAGCCTTCCTACGTGGTTTGCAATGTTATTTAGCGCCGGAATGGGAATGGGCCTTGTATTCTGGACAACAGCGGAACCGGCTTCCCATGCATTTTCAGCTCCGCCGGCTGCAGAGGCAGGTTCAGGTCAGGCTATAAAAGACGCACTGAAATATTCTTTCTTTCACTGGGGTGTCCACGCGTGGGCGGTTTATGGGGTGGTTGCTCTTTCTCTGGCTTATTTCAAATTTCATAACGGCTATAAAGGATTGATCAGCGCAACGCTTATCCCTTTATTCGGAAAGAAGAGTATGAGTGGCTGGCCGGGTAAGATTATCGACATCTTAGCGGTTGTAGCTACGGTTGTAGGGGTAGCCTCTACACTAGGGTTCGGTTCTGCGCAAATTAAAGAAGGGCTTGTCTTTCTGTTCAATTTACCTAATACGTTTGGCCTTCAGCTCATTGTGTTAGTTGTTTCCACCTTACTCTTTATCGTTTCTGCATGGACGGGAATCAGCAGGGGCATTAAGTATTTGAGTAACATAAATATGGGGCTTGGTTTCCTGCTGATGCTGATGCTGTTTATTATCGGACCGACAGTCTTAATTTTAAATATGTTTACTTCTACGCTTGGAGCGTATTTAACAGATTTCTTCAACATGAGCTTCCGGCTTGCCCCTTTAGATGAGGAAAACCGGACGTGGATCAATAACTGGACGATCTTTTACTGGGCCTGGTGGATATCCTGGTCTCCGTTTGTGGGGATCTTCATTGCACGAATATCTAAAGGCCGTACGATTAAAGAATTTATGCTTGGTGTACTCATTGTCCCGTCAATCGTCTGCTTCATTTTCTTTGCAGTTTTCGGCGTTTCTGCCCTGGATTTAGAGCAAAAAGGAATTGCCTTAATCTCAGAATTCCCTATGGAAACGGCGACTTTTGGGATGCTGGCCCAATATCCATTAGGGTTCTTAATGTCGATACTCACTATTTTTGTAGTTGCGATTTTCTTCATCACTTCTGCAGATTCAGCAACATTCGTATTAGGAATGTTAAGTACAGGAGGCACCTTAAACCCACCGAGTGCTGTAAAAATCATCTGGGGTGTTGTTCTCTCAGCAATGGCAGCGAGTGTCGTATATTTTGGAGGTACGGCAGGTTTGCAGAACGTCCTGATCATAGCAGCTCTCCCTTTTTCTGTGGTAATCCTGCTTATGGGGGCATCCTTCTTTAAGGCAGCCCGCAGTGAAATATCTACAAATGTGAAAAGAAAGTAA
- a CDS encoding dipeptidase: MKEQVQLHKDQFIDELKQFLQIPSISALSEHKQDVQKAAKWLANSLEKIGMENVEVIETDGHPIVYGDWLHAEGKPTVLVYGHYDVQPSDPLELWETPPFDPVVRDGKIFARGATDDKGQLMIHVKAAELLMKENNGKLPINMKFCIEGEEEVASPNLSPFIQNNKEKLSADAVVVSDTSFINKKQPAICTSLRGALALEIKLKTANTDLHSGSYGGGVPNAVHSIVRLLESLHDEKGKVKVKGFYKGVPEPAGDLRKEVAEIPFDEEEMRNELEIEELYGEEGFTFNERTGIRPTLEINGVGGGFQGEGLKTIVPSEAVAKISCRLVGEQDPSEVYDRILEHVEKYKPSGSRVTIQKLIQAHPVSLDSKDPMIQKAADAYEKVYGVRPLFPKEGGSIPIVEVFARVLDAPVVLMGFGLNTENLHAPNEHFHLENFTKGIETVCEYLSDLS, from the coding sequence ATGAAAGAACAAGTGCAATTACATAAAGATCAGTTTATTGATGAATTAAAACAGTTCCTCCAGATTCCAAGCATCTCAGCTCTGTCTGAGCACAAACAAGATGTCCAAAAGGCAGCCAAGTGGCTGGCAAATTCATTAGAAAAGATAGGAATGGAGAATGTTGAAGTTATTGAAACAGACGGGCACCCAATCGTGTATGGAGACTGGCTTCATGCCGAAGGAAAGCCAACCGTTTTAGTGTATGGGCACTACGACGTTCAGCCTTCGGATCCCTTAGAACTGTGGGAAACACCTCCGTTTGACCCGGTTGTTCGTGATGGAAAAATCTTTGCCCGCGGCGCTACAGATGATAAGGGTCAGCTGATGATTCACGTCAAAGCGGCTGAGCTTTTAATGAAAGAGAATAATGGAAAACTTCCGATAAACATGAAGTTCTGCATAGAAGGTGAAGAAGAAGTCGCAAGCCCTAACTTGTCTCCTTTTATCCAAAATAACAAAGAAAAGCTGTCAGCTGATGCAGTGGTTGTTTCGGATACTTCTTTTATTAATAAAAAACAGCCCGCAATTTGCACATCGCTTAGAGGAGCGCTTGCTTTAGAAATAAAGCTCAAGACGGCAAACACGGATCTGCACTCCGGTTCTTACGGCGGAGGTGTGCCAAATGCGGTTCATTCGATCGTCCGCTTGTTAGAATCTCTGCATGATGAAAAAGGGAAAGTAAAGGTAAAAGGCTTTTACAAAGGCGTGCCTGAGCCTGCAGGTGACCTGCGAAAAGAAGTCGCGGAAATTCCGTTTGACGAAGAAGAGATGAGAAATGAGCTTGAAATAGAAGAGTTATATGGAGAAGAAGGGTTTACCTTTAATGAGCGGACAGGCATAAGGCCAACTCTTGAAATCAATGGAGTCGGCGGAGGCTTTCAGGGAGAAGGGTTAAAAACGATTGTCCCAAGTGAAGCGGTCGCTAAAATCAGCTGCCGGCTCGTAGGGGAACAGGATCCAAGCGAAGTATATGACAGAATCCTGGAACACGTAGAAAAGTATAAGCCGTCCGGCAGCCGTGTGACGATCCAAAAGCTCATACAGGCGCATCCCGTATCTTTGGATTCAAAAGACCCGATGATTCAAAAAGCGGCTGATGCTTATGAAAAGGTATACGGCGTCCGTCCTTTATTTCCAAAAGAAGGAGGCTCTATCCCTATCGTAGAAGTGTTTGCGCGCGTCCTGGACGCCCCTGTCGTCCTCATGGGCTTTGGTTTAAATACAGAGAACCTTCATGCGCCTAATGAACATTTTCATTTAGAGAACTTTACAAAAGGTATAGAAACCGTTTGCGAATATTTGTCCGATTTATCTTAA
- a CDS encoding LLM class flavin-dependent oxidoreductase, which translates to MTNKHLQDIKYSVLDLAAVKEGGSAAESFHNSADLAQHAEKWGYTRYWMAEHHNMPAIASSATAVAISHVAHHTSTIRVGSGGIMLPNHAPLIIAEQFGTLETLFPGRIDLGLGRAPGTDQTTAHALRRNLDSNAENFPAMVEELRGYFNPELSTGLGRVRAFPGEGLDIPIWLLGSSGFSAQLSGHLGLPFSFASHFSPNNTLGALDLYRRSFKPSETLEEPYAMVGVNVIAADTDEEAERLATSLYQQFLNIIRNTNKLLQPPVNNMDEIWMEHEKHALQQQLGASIIGGPEKVRTELQNFLDDTQADEMIIASQIYDHEARLRSYEIVSNIVK; encoded by the coding sequence ATGACAAACAAACATTTACAAGATATAAAATATTCTGTTTTGGATTTAGCCGCTGTCAAAGAAGGCGGCAGTGCTGCTGAATCTTTTCATAATTCCGCTGATTTAGCGCAGCACGCAGAAAAATGGGGCTATACTAGATACTGGATGGCTGAACACCATAACATGCCGGCGATTGCGAGTTCGGCTACTGCGGTTGCGATCAGCCATGTAGCTCACCATACGTCAACGATACGGGTGGGCTCCGGCGGCATTATGCTTCCTAACCATGCACCACTTATCATTGCAGAGCAATTTGGGACGCTTGAGACGCTGTTTCCGGGAAGAATCGACCTAGGACTGGGGCGAGCTCCCGGAACCGACCAGACGACGGCTCACGCCCTAAGACGCAACTTAGACAGCAATGCGGAGAACTTCCCGGCGATGGTCGAGGAACTGCGCGGTTATTTTAACCCTGAGCTTTCAACAGGGTTAGGCAGAGTACGGGCATTTCCTGGTGAAGGGCTTGATATTCCAATTTGGCTCTTAGGCTCAAGCGGCTTTAGTGCCCAGCTTTCCGGACATCTAGGTCTGCCATTCTCATTCGCCAGCCACTTCTCCCCGAACAATACGCTTGGGGCCCTTGATTTGTACCGCAGAAGCTTTAAGCCGTCAGAAACGCTGGAGGAACCATACGCCATGGTAGGAGTCAACGTCATTGCTGCTGATACGGATGAAGAAGCCGAGCGACTGGCTACCTCTCTCTACCAGCAGTTCTTAAACATCATAAGAAACACGAATAAGCTGCTTCAGCCTCCGGTTAATAATATGGATGAAATCTGGATGGAACACGAGAAACATGCGCTTCAGCAGCAGCTCGGTGCGTCAATTATCGGCGGTCCAGAAAAAGTACGCACCGAGCTGCAAAACTTCCTTGATGATACGCAGGCTGATGAAATGATTATTGCTTCCCAGATTTATGATCATGAAGCAAGACTGCGTTCTTATGAAATCGTTTCTAACATTGTAAAATAA
- a CDS encoding class I SAM-dependent rRNA methyltransferase has product MTKETVLKIKQKQADKYHKGYPLISASAVADSRPLQKEGQIIKLTDERGKFIGRGYYGNQNKGLGWVLTQKEDVFIDQKFFDQAIQTALNYRKKLFKDPETTAFRVFNGEGDGAGGLTIDYFDGYYLINWYSEGVYSFRSFVLHSLEQLVDYKAIYEKKRFGKQGQYIDDDEFVAGERGDFPIIVKENDVQFAVYLNEGAMVGVFLDQREVRKRIRDYYSEGKRVLNTFSYTGAFSLFSALGGASHTTSVDLANRSYAKTIENFSLNGIDYEAHDIIVEDVFKYYKYANRKQLSFDLVILDPPSFARAKKTTFRAEKDYTELLKQTISITEWNGTIIASTNCSKFNMKKFKSFVDRAFKESGHQYTILEEFSLPHDFRTISSFPEGNYLKVIFIRKSS; this is encoded by the coding sequence ATGACCAAAGAAACCGTTTTAAAAATAAAGCAAAAGCAGGCCGATAAATATCACAAAGGCTATCCGCTAATCTCTGCGAGTGCAGTAGCAGACAGCAGACCGCTGCAAAAAGAAGGCCAGATTATTAAGCTGACAGATGAAAGAGGGAAGTTTATCGGCCGCGGGTATTATGGCAATCAAAATAAAGGGCTCGGCTGGGTGCTGACGCAGAAAGAAGATGTATTCATAGACCAGAAATTCTTTGATCAGGCGATTCAAACGGCTCTCAACTATAGAAAAAAGCTTTTTAAAGACCCTGAAACAACTGCTTTTCGAGTTTTTAACGGAGAAGGCGATGGGGCAGGGGGGCTTACGATTGATTATTTTGATGGCTATTACTTAATCAATTGGTATAGTGAAGGGGTTTATTCTTTCCGTTCCTTTGTCCTTCATTCTCTAGAGCAGCTGGTGGATTATAAAGCGATTTATGAGAAGAAACGCTTTGGCAAGCAGGGGCAGTATATCGATGATGATGAGTTTGTCGCAGGCGAGAGAGGGGATTTCCCTATCATAGTTAAAGAGAATGACGTTCAGTTTGCGGTTTACCTTAATGAAGGCGCGATGGTAGGCGTTTTTCTTGATCAGCGCGAAGTAAGGAAAAGAATCCGAGACTATTATTCTGAAGGGAAGAGGGTGCTAAATACTTTCTCCTACACAGGAGCTTTCTCCCTCTTTTCAGCTCTTGGTGGAGCCTCTCACACCACCAGCGTAGACCTTGCTAATCGCAGCTATGCCAAGACTATAGAGAACTTCAGCTTAAACGGCATTGATTATGAAGCACATGATATCATTGTGGAAGATGTCTTTAAGTACTATAAATACGCGAATCGTAAGCAATTAAGCTTTGACTTAGTTATTCTCGATCCCCCAAGCTTTGCTAGGGCTAAGAAAACTACCTTTAGGGCAGAGAAAGACTACACAGAGCTCCTAAAGCAGACTATTTCTATTACTGAATGGAACGGGACAATCATTGCTTCCACCAACTGCAGTAAATTCAATATGAAGAAATTCAAAAGCTTTGTTGATCGCGCTTTTAAGGAAAGCGGACATCAATATACTATATTAGAAGAATTCTCTCTCCCTCATGATTTCAGGACCATCTCTTCATTTCCAGAAGGAAATTATCTAAAAGTCATATTTATTAGAAAATCTAGTTAA